A genomic window from Lycium barbarum isolate Lr01 chromosome 4, ASM1917538v2, whole genome shotgun sequence includes:
- the LOC132637576 gene encoding uncharacterized protein LOC132637576 yields MIITNEVNPTANLSITNENLESSRERINLNDEEEIALLLQLDELREELRQVRDLTHLTVTAFPNPPHFPSLDLPIPEHFPPSTRPPPIPLSFSNLPPVTPANVPNMHKQTPYVPDYTHTSQNPLSTQTATAPTYLTVQHIPGAHVDTSHEQHVPPVYVAGAPTFTAPVTIRVLFEVDQYAEMERDAKIGEDESIISQMHSVRKEMRSMRVTRGSESLDYDDLCIHPDIGMPVGYKPPKFDIFDGTGDPHAHLRAYCDKLVGVGRNEKLRMKLFIRSLSGEALTWYTRQDPRKWSDWQDMAGDFMNRFGFNTEIRPDRFSLSNIQKKATESFQDYARRWRIEAARVMPPLDEIELSKYFI; encoded by the coding sequence ATGATTATCACTAACGAAGTCAACCCAACTGCTAACCTTTCCATAACGAATGAAAATCTAGAAAGCTCGAGAGAGAGGATTAATCTGAACGATGAAGAAGAGATCGCTTTGCTACTACAACTTGACGAACTAAGAGAAGAGCTGCGCCAAGTTCGGGACCTGACCCATCTCACTGTGACTGCTTTCCCAAACCCACCTCACTTTCCATCTTTGGATTTGCCGATTCCAGAACACTTCCCTCCATCTACACGTCCACCTCCAATACCCCTTTCCTTTTCCAACCTACCTCCGGTCACTCCCGCGAATGTACCAAATATGCATAAACAAACCCCTTACGTCCCCGACTACACCCATACTTCACAAAACCCACTATCAACCCAAACCGCTACTGCACCTACTTACCTCACCGTGCAGCACATACCAGGGGCACACGTTGACACTTCCCACGAGCAAcatgtgccaccggtatatgtagcTGGGGCTCCAACCTTTACCGCTCCTGTCACAATCAGGGTCCTGTTCGAGGTAGATCAATATGCAGAAATGGAGAGAGATGCCAAGATAGGAGAAGACGAATCAATCATTAGCCAGATGCACAGTGTAAGGAAAGAAATGAGGAGCATGCGAGTCACTCGGGGAAGTGAGAGTTTGGATTATGATGATCTATGCATACACCCAGATATTGGCATGCCAGTAGGGTACAAACCTCCTAAGTTCGATATTTTTGATGGGACAGGTGATCCTCATGCACATTTGAGGGCCTACTGCGACAAGTTAGTAGGAGTAGGAAGGAACGAGAAATTGAGGATGAAATTGTTTATTAGAAGTTTGTCAGGAGAGGCGCTCACTTGGTATACTCGCCAAGATCCTCGCAAATGGAGCGACTGGCAGGATATGGCTGGGGATTTCATGAATCGCTTCGGATTCAACACTGAGATCAGACCAGACAGGTTTTCTCTGAGCAATATACAAAAGAAGGCGACTGAATCATTCCAGGATTACGCAAGACGTTGGAGAATTGAGGCTGCTCGAGTTATGCCCCCATTGGACGAAATCGAGCTCAGCAAGTATTTCATTTGA